A single window of Mycosarcoma maydis chromosome 1, whole genome shotgun sequence DNA harbors:
- a CDS encoding uncharacterized protein (related to flavin oxidoreductase) yields the protein MPSHQSTNAACADMDTSRFVSGLTPPLVDSIDALKISNFVPTRSGHPPPGSVPESILPEGVKKPALFQTLTLPFAAPEQAGKMTFKNRIIVSPMCQYSANNGLPTPYHIAHLGSFALHGVGNVMVEASGVEPEGRITPQDLGIWSEQHRDAHKALVSVLKSFTDGLGVGLQLAHAGRKASDWSPFYRGEKKQKFVTQEEGGWPDRVVAPSAIAYAQGHVTPRALTTEDINKLQDKFVQSARWAFEAGYDYVELHSAHGYLMHSFLSPLTNQRTDEYGGSLENRARFLLNVARRIRQEFPNKGLWVRVSSTDWADQAHQADSWTVDQTVELAKMLQEARVDLLDVSSGGLVPFQKITVGAGYQLFGAKAVRDALAKIEPDASKRMLVGAVGMMEGSYDSPNGQDRSQIGKLAEQSIQSGECDAVLLARGLMSYPSWTEDASVALMGTRAAGNPQYHRVHVAKK from the coding sequence ATGCCTTCGCACCAATCTACAAACGCGGCATGCGCTGACATGGACACGTCTCGATTCGTGTCTGGTCTCACACCGCCTCtcgtcgactcgatcgatgcaCTCAAGATCAGCAACTTTGTCCCCACTCGAAGTGGCCACCCTCCTCCTGGCTCGGTCCCGGAATCCATCCTGCCAGAGGGTGTCAAAAAACCGGCTTTGTTCCAAACGTTGACATTGCCCTTTGCTGCACCGGAACAGGCGGGTAAGATGACCTTCAAGAACCGCATCATTGTCTCTCCCATGTGCCAGTACTCTGCGAACAATGGTCTTCCTACTCCGTACCACATTGCGCATTTGGGATCGTTTGCCCTGCACGGTGTGGGAAACGTCATGGTCGAAGCATCTGGTGTTGAGCCAGAGGGGAGGATCACGCCTCAGGACCTGGGTATTTGGTCGGAACAGCATCGGGATGCACACAAGGCGCTGGTGTCGGTGCTCAAGTCCTTCACGGATGGTCTGGGTGTAGGGCTGCAACTGGCGCATGCGGGAAGGAAGGCCTCGGACTGGTCACCTTTCTACCGCGGAGAAAAGAAGCAAAAGTTTGTGACGCAGGAGGAAGGTGGCTGGCCGGATCGTGTCGTCGCTCCTTCGGCCATCGCATATGCGCAAGGTCACGTTACCCCTCGAGCTCTCACGACCGAGGACATCAACAAGTTGCAAGACAAATTCGTTCAGTCGGCACGATGGGCGTTTGAAGCTGGGTATGACTACGTCGAACTTCACAGCGCTCACGGATACCTGATGCACTCGTTCCTCAGCCCGTTGACCAATCAGCGTACCGACGAGTACGGCGGTAGCCTGGAGAACCGCGCTCGATTTCTGCTCAACGTTGCCCGTCGAATCCGCCAAGAATTCCCCAACAAGGGTCTCTGGGTGCGCGTCAGCTCCACCGACTGGGCCGACCAAGCGCACCAAGCCGACTCTTGGACCGTTGACCAGACGGTTGAActcgccaagatgctccAAGAGGCTCGAGTCGACCTGCTAGACGTCAGCTCCGGCGGCCTGGTTCCATTCCAAAAAATCACCGTGGGAGCCGGATACCAGCTATTCGGAGCAAAAGCCGTTCGCGATGCTCTGGCCAAAATCGAACCCGACGCGTCCAAACGCATGCTCGTCGGGGCCGTGGGAATGATGGAAGGTTCCTACGATTCGCCCAACGGCCAAGACCGCAGCCAGATTGGCAAGTTGGCCGAGCAGTCGATTCAGAGCGGAGAGTGTGATGCGGTACTGTTGGCACGTGGATTGATGTCCTACCCAAGCTGGACCGAGGATGCTAGTGTAGCGCTGATGGGTACCAGGGCAGCTGGCAACCCGCAGTACCATCGCGTTCACGTGGCTAAGAAGTGA